A portion of the Faecalibacterium sp. I3-3-89 genome contains these proteins:
- a CDS encoding TPM domain-containing protein, with product MKTMKTLSRRMAALFLVVVVGLTALAPAASAATIQLPSLPKDKCVVDDAGVLSDSTTTELETINAQLSASCDGAQIGVLTVDYTGSATTEDYATAAFNAWGISSASKNNGVLILLVMQSAQYADGDYYLTYGDGFRSTMLADQASTLVQTMEDDFAAKKYDAAVLTCATNVANTIAEVYGVSLNGATISPDGNAVPNPSHPAHASLGNIIGGLFELLAYIIVTIALFFVFITPLGHSFGWYWGPFGWFGARRRRGPRPPRGPYDDFGPGGGFYGGPRGPRGPRGPRPPRGGGFGGFGGMGGGSGFGGAGRSGGSFGGMGGGSSHGGGAGRGR from the coding sequence ATGAAGACGATGAAAACGCTCTCCCGCCGGATGGCGGCCCTGTTCCTTGTTGTCGTGGTGGGCCTCACGGCGCTGGCCCCGGCAGCTTCTGCTGCCACCATCCAGCTGCCCAGCCTGCCGAAGGACAAGTGCGTCGTGGACGACGCCGGTGTCCTGAGCGACAGCACCACCACCGAGCTTGAGACCATCAACGCACAGCTCTCGGCCAGCTGTGACGGTGCACAGATCGGCGTGCTGACCGTGGATTACACCGGCAGCGCCACCACCGAGGACTACGCCACAGCGGCCTTCAACGCTTGGGGCATCAGCAGCGCCAGCAAGAACAACGGTGTGCTCATCCTGCTGGTGATGCAGTCGGCCCAGTACGCCGACGGCGACTACTACCTGACCTACGGCGACGGCTTCCGCAGCACCATGCTGGCCGATCAGGCAAGCACCCTCGTGCAGACGATGGAGGACGACTTCGCCGCCAAGAAGTACGACGCCGCCGTCCTCACCTGCGCCACCAATGTGGCAAACACCATCGCAGAGGTCTATGGCGTCAGCCTGAACGGTGCCACCATTTCTCCCGACGGAAATGCAGTCCCGAACCCCAGCCATCCGGCACACGCCTCTTTGGGGAACATCATCGGAGGGCTTTTTGAGCTGCTGGCTTATATCATCGTGACCATCGCCCTCTTCTTTGTCTTCATCACCCCCCTCGGCCACTCCTTTGGCTGGTACTGGGGTCCCTTCGGCTGGTTCGGCGCACGGCGGCGCAGAGGCCCCCGTCCTCCGCGCGGCCCTTACGATGACTTCGGCCCCGGCGGCGGTTTTTACGGCGGTCCCCGCGGCCCGAGAGGCCCGCGCGGGCCTCGGCCTCCCCGTGGAGGCGGTTTCGGCGGCTTTGGCGGTATGGGCGGCGGCTCCGGTTTCGGCGGAGCTGGCCGCAGCGGCGGCAGTTTTGGCGGCATGGGCGGCGGCAGCAGCCAC